CGGCGTACTCAGCGGTAAACACGACGACCGATAAGGTCTCGAAAGCATCCAGAAACGCACCCCACCGCTGCTCGATGGATCGAACCGAACCGACGATCACGGCGACCACGTTCAGGAGAATGAGGGTTAGGATCGCCACGTCGAACGTCCGACTCATCGAGTCGCCCTGTCTTGCCGTTTCGACGATCTCCCATGTCCGCTTGCGCAGGTTCATTGGTCGCTCCAATCAATCACACCAAGATGCACAACCGTATCAGAACTCCGAGCACGAGCGGCCCGCCAAGGCATATCGCAATGACGAGGCAACACCCCATGGCGCGGCCGACCTTTCGCTGACGGCCCGAACGCGTCAACGGGATACCCGTGGCCCTCGACACCTTGGCCTTGGCGGCGGAAATGCCGAGAGCACGCTTCGGTGAAAACGATAGGCCGAACTTCCTACCCATGGCGTGCTCCTTGCTTTGTGATCCAAGACATGAACCGGACCTGGCCTCACGAAACATCTGGCGTTTGGCGTATGAGGTGCATTCCAAACCGCCATTAACATCCCGCGCCGCTCCAAATACGGTTAGCCTGTAGTCTACCACTTTCAGAGCAGTGAATCAAGCCGGACGACGACAAGAAGAGAACATCGGCCCGCAACGCCCGCGGGGCGGTCGGATGCCTCGCTCTTGAAACTCCGGCGGCAACGTCGATAATCGTTCCTGTAAGCGGACAGCCGCCGGGCGAACGTGCAGGCTGATTTCCATACCAAACCAACGGAACGTTGCGGAATGCAGAACCGGATCATCGCCTCCATCATCATTCCCACCTACGACCGCCGCGAGACGCTGGCCGCCGCCCTGTCGGCGCTGGAGCGTCAGGAAGGCTGCGATTTCGCGTTTGAGGTGATCGTGGTGGACGACGGCTCGCGGGACGCAACGGCGGAGATGGTCGAGCAGACCGCCGCAACGGTGTCATACCCGTTGCGATGCGTTCGCGTGAGCCGCTGCGGACCCGGCCTGGCCCGCAATCGCGGAGTGGAGGCGGCGGCGGGTGACGCGGTGCTGTTTACTGACAGCGACTGCGTACC
This genomic window from Phycisphaerae bacterium contains:
- a CDS encoding glycosyltransferase family 2 protein, which translates into the protein MQNRIIASIIIPTYDRRETLAAALSALERQEGCDFAFEVIVVDDGSRDATAEMVEQTAATVSYPLRCVRVSRCGPGLARNRGVEAAAGDAVLFTDSDCVPRPGWVAALVRAVQEADGPVGGPTAVPARASWSARCV